The sequence GCTGGTGTCGTCCGTGCTGAAGGGCTCGCGCAGCCAGAAGGTGCTGCAGTACGGCTTCGACAAGCTACCGACCCATGGCGCTATGTCCGGCCGTACCGAGAAAGAAATTACGGAAATCGTCAATGTGCTGATTTCCGAAGGTTATCTGGCCTTGTCCGAAGGCCAGTACCCGGTTGTGCGGCTCCAGCAGTCGGCCGCCGAGGTGCTGCGCGGGCAGCGGCAGGTGCTGCAGCGCGTCGTCCGGCCGTCCAGGTCGGCTGCGGGCGGCAGAGACCGCAGCCGCAGCCGCGACCTCTCGCCGTCGGCCGTCAACGAGACGGTGTTCGAGCAGCTGCGCCTGATCCGCCGCGAGCTGGCGGGCCGGGAGCATGTGCCGTCTTATATTATTTTCAACGACGCGACGCTGCGGGAGATGAGCGTGGTCTGCCCGCAGACGGAAGAAGAAATGATGAAGGTAAAGGGCGTCGGGGAAGTGAAATACCGGAAGTATGGAAAGGAATTTCTGGATTTTTTTCAAAGCGAATTGTATTCCAATGAATCGTAAAGGGGCATACGCAGCATGAAGATCGTCCTGGCCACACTCAATGCCAAGTATATTCACACCTCGCTGGCCATCCGTCTGCTCAAGGCTTACAGTCAGCATGAATTCGACATTCAGCTGGCGGAATACACGATCAAGGACCCGGTGATGAACATCGCCTCGGATTTGTTTGGGCAATCGCCCGATGTGATTGGCTTCTCCTGCTACATCTGGAACATCGAAGAGACGGTCAAGCTGATTGGCATCCTGAAGAAGATCATGCCGGGCGTGACGATCGTCCTTGGGGACCGGAGGTGTCCTATGAGCCGCTGTACTGGATGAACCGCGAGCCGGGCATTGACTTCATCGTCTGCGGCGACGGGGAAGAGACGTTCCATCATCTGCTGCAGGAGTTGCGGGACGGGCGGAAGTTTCATTTTGTATACGGGGCGGCTTACCGCAAGGGAGAAGAAGTGATCGTGAACCCTCCGCGTCCGAAGAGCGATCTGAACACGCTTCCCACGCCGCACCGTTTTCCGGAGGATCTGCCGGATTTAGGCAAAAGAATCACCTATTTTGAAACGAGCCGAGGCTGTCCGTTCAACTGCCAATTCTGTCTGTCCAGCGTTGAGGTCGGCGTCCGGTATTACGATATTGAGCGGGTCAAAGCGGATCTCTTGTATTTGATTGAAAATGGAGCCAAAACGATCAAGTTCCTGGACCGCACCTTCAACATCAACCGCGAGTACGCGCTGGAAATGTTCCGGTTCCTAATTGACAATCATGGCGGCTGCGTGTTCCAGTTTGAGATTACCGCCGACATTATGCGGCCCGAGGTGCTGGACTTTTTGTCAAAAAACGCGCCTCCCGGCATTTTCCGCTTCGAGATCGGCGTGCAGTCGACCAATGACGAGACGAATGAGCTGGTCAAGCGGCGCCAGAACTTTGCCAAGCTGTCCCGTACGGTGATGAAAATCAAGGAGAGCGGCAACATCGACCAGCATCTCGATCTGATTGCGGGCCTGCCGATGGAGGATTACGCGACGTTCCGCAAAACGTTCAACGACGTGTTCGCGATGGAGCCGGAAGAGCTGCAGCTCGGCTTTCTCAAAATGCTGCGAGGCACCGGACTGCGCGCCCAGGCGGCCAAGTACGATTATGTCTACATGGAGCATGCGCCGTATGAAATCCTGAGCAGCCATGTGATGCCGTTCTCGGACATTGTGCGGCTGAAGCGGCTGGAGGATGTGCTGGAAAAATACTGGAACAGCCACCGGTTGGATCATACAGTCAAGTATTTGATGCGCCATATTTTTGAATCCCCGTTCGACTTCTTCCAGGAGTTCGGCGATTACTGGGAAGTCCGGGGCTGGCAAAAGATCGGACATCAATTGGAGGATTTGTTCACCCGGCTGAACGAGTTTCTGCTGGAGCGCGGCACGCCGGAGATGGAGATCATCACGGGTCTCATGAAGCTCGATTATTTCCTCGGCCACAAGTATAAGCCGCGCAAGGTGTGGTGGGAGCCGGTCCTTGGCAAAAACGAATGGGGACGCTATATCCGGGAGATTGCCGAGCGACCTCAGCTTCTTGGCGACGCTTGGACCCCGGCGGCGGTGTCCGGCGAAACGGCGGGGAATTTGGCTGCGGGAGCTCCGGCAGCGAAAATACAGGCAGCGGGAATCAGCGAACGGGATCTGCAAAAATACGCGGTGCTGGAGATTTTGCCGTTTTCGCTGACACGGGTGCTGTCTTCCATCAGTGGACTGCGGGCGGGAGCAAGCGGCGTCGGTGAAGTTAACGCGCTGGATGCCGGAGCGCCGCCGCAGGACGGCGAAAGCACCCTCTTGCTTGTGCTGTACCAGCAGGATGAGAGTCAGAAGCCGAGAGTCTATGACCTGCCGGTTCAGCGGGTTCTCCAGTAGCGGAGGGAGTCAGCGTTAGAGCCCTCACGCTTTTTCACAAGGGAAACAAGGAGGCTTCATGCCAATGAGCGATTCGATTCGACTGGCCGAGTATGAAGATAAATTCAAGGAAAGCCTGCTTGCGGGGAGGGACAGCGATGACCAACTATCAGGAGCTGTGCGACCGGCTCACCGGCATTTTTGAACAGAGCAGTTGGTTAGGGGACTTGTTCGAACGTGCGGGAAGCCTCGGTCCGTATCCGTATTATACCGGGGCGGGCTGCCTGGTGCAGACGGTCTGGAACGAGCTTACGGGCAGACCGCCGATGTACGGAATATCGGATATCGATATCGTCTATTTCGATGACGCGGATCTCAGCTATGAAGCGGAGAACGAGGTGGTGGAGCGGGGAAAGCGTCTTTTTACGGAGCTTCCTCTTCCTGTCGACATCAAGAATCAGGGCCGCGTTCACCTGTGGTATCCCGGCCGGTTCGGCGTCGGTCTTACGCCTTACGCTTCTCTGGAAACGGCGATTGACAGCTGGCCTACGACGGCTTCTTCACTTGGCGTGCGGAAGGAGCCGGACGGAAGCTGGCAGGTCTACGCGCCTTTCGGCCTGGAGGACTTATTCCGGCTGGTCGTAAGGCCGAACAAGACTCTGGTTACGGAAAGCGCGTATTACGCTAAGGCGGAGAAGTGGAAGAGCAGATGGCCGGAGCTTACTGTAATGCCTTGGGAAGCATAGCGTCTGCGCGGGAGCATACCGTCTAGCTTCGTTTCCTGGCAGCGGCCAACATATGCGGGCTCATTCCAGTGGGTTTTCCTGCTCTTCTACGATGGCGCTGATCCTCAGCAGCGCAGCCCGGCTTTCCGAATCCCCCTATTTTTCCGCTCTTTAAGCTATAAACATGTCCCAAAAGGTGGTAAACTGTGTTCAACTCGGTTGAGAATATAACGGTGCTTCATCCGTGAGGGTCACCGGTAAAAAGGGAGGATTGCGAAATGAAGTGGCAAGAAATGAGGCAGCTGTTTCCCAACCAGTTTGTTTTGTTCTCCGTCCTTGAATTTCATCAGGAGGGCACCAGAAGATATATAGACGAGGTTGAGCCGATCCGCGCGGTTGCAGACGAAGACGCCCGTACGGAATTTGATCAAGCCGGACCCGGAAAGCTGGTCTACCATACTTCCAGCAAGGTATGCATTATCCGTATCCGCAGGAGAAAACGCAGCAGAGTGAGACGTAAAAAAACAAAATAAGCCGATAATACATATCCGCAGGGCATAAAATACTGGACCTTGGCGCCGGAACGGTTAGAACAGATTCAGCTCGGTGGATGTGGACTGTTCCTCCATTCTTGGCATCAGCAATCACGGCCTGTACGTGGGACGGAAATAACAGCATATTTTTGGACAATCGTAAAAAAGACAGGTCCTTCGCCAACACGGACGAGGCCTGTCTTTGTGTTTTCATACGGCTATTTCCTATTGCGTCCGAAGGAGATCCTGCCCGGGGGGAAGATGGCGGACCAGCCAATCGAGCAGATCGTCTGTAACCTGGCCGTGGTTCTTTTCATTCAGCATTTCATGGCGGCCATCCGGATACAGCTTCACCTCCAGGTCGCTGACGCCGCATTTTCCATACAGCTCCGCGAGCCGAAGGATTCCTTGGCCGTTCATTCCGACCGGGTCCTTCTCGCCGGAGAATAAGTATACCGGTTTGTCCTTACACAAGGAACCCAGCACAGCTTCGGTATGGATATCCTGAAGCAGCCGGAAGAAATCCCGGAAGAAACGGGTCGTGCAGATCGCCCCGCAGAACGGATCATCTACAAACCGGTCGACCTCCTCGGGGTCGCTGCTCAGCCAATCGAAGGCGGTGCGGGAGTTGGAGAATGAGCGGTTGTAGGGGCCAAACACGATGCCGTTCAGCAGCATGCTGCGGTGCCTTTCGCCCATAAGCGCCAGCTGCGCCTTTGCGAGCGTCTCTCCCAGCCGCAGCATTCCGCGGGGGCCGTTGCTTCCGCTCAGAATATAGCCTGCGTATCTTTCGCTCCCCGGCGAGCACATCAGCTTCTGCGCCAGAAAAGAGCCCATGCTGTGCCCGAGCAAAAACACAGGGATTCCCGGATGTCTGCCGGACGCGATTGCGGCAATCTGGAGAAGGTTGCGGTGCATCCAATAAAAGCCGTCTTGTCCAGCATCGCCGAGCAAGTCGATTCTTCCCGCAGTCTTGCCGTGTCCTCTGTGGTCCCCCGCATATACCGCGTAGCCCGCAGCGTTCAACCGCTCGGCGAAGCGGGCATATCTGGCGGCTGTCTCGGACATGCCGTGCGAGATTTGAAGGATGCCCCGCACGGGGCCTTCCGCCTCCGGCAGCCATTCGTACACATGTATCGGGACGCCGAGAGGATCGGTCATCGTAAAGGAATATTCCGTCACCAGTTGTTCCTCCTAATAACAAGCGGCAGGTCGACCTGAGAGAAGCTATAATCTCCAAGCCGGGAGCGTCGCCTACAATGCTAAATGAAATAAGGCTTAAGGCAAATACGAGCGGAGCAGGGTAGCCTGGCCCTCGATGGTATAAGTACCGAGGTTGGCCGGGAGCAGGTAGCACTCTCCTGCCGAATACGGCTGGGAACCGCCCTCCCAGATCAAATGCCCGCTTCCTTCGCAAATTACGAGCACCGTAAAGCTTTCCGGGTTGGTTTCAAGGCTCCAGTTGCCGCTTACAATGCCTTTTTCCACGATAAAATAAGGGGATTCCGCCAGCCGCAGCCATTCTCCGGGTACAGCGTTATCCGTCTTCATAGAAGTTGCGCCAGCGCCTTCGTAAGCAGTCACGTTCAGTGAGTCTTCGATATGCAGCTCTCGCGGCTTGCCGTCAAGGCCGGGCCGGTCGTAATCATAAATCCGGTAAGTCGTATCGGAGTTCTGCTGGATTTCCGCCACGACAACGCCCGCGCACAGAGCATGCACCGTACCGGCTGGAATATAGAACGTGTCCCCTGCCGAGACTGGCACTTCCTG is a genomic window of Paenibacillus durus ATCC 35681 containing:
- a CDS encoding type I phosphomannose isomerase catalytic subunit; its protein translation is MTLPYPLKFQPEFKERVWGGRALEMFGLDLPEGQIGEGWMIADHPNGTSSVVNGELAGQGLDQIRESYGREWFGSKGYSETGGRFPLLIKLLDCNDNLSVQVHPTDDYERLPKGELGKTEMWYVLDAKPDAKIIYGLKEGVNRENLRQALEDGSVMDLLQEVPVSAGDTFYIPAGTVHALCAGVVVAEIQQNSDTTYRIYDYDRPGLDGKPRELHIEDSLNVTAYEGAGATSMKTDNAVPGEWLRLAESPYFIVEKGIVSGNWSLETNPESFTVLVICEGSGHLIWEGGSQPYSAGECYLLPANLGTYTIEGQATLLRSYLP
- a CDS encoding nucleotidyltransferase family protein, giving the protein MTNYQELCDRLTGIFEQSSWLGDLFERAGSLGPYPYYTGAGCLVQTVWNELTGRPPMYGISDIDIVYFDDADLSYEAENEVVERGKRLFTELPLPVDIKNQGRVHLWYPGRFGVGLTPYASLETAIDSWPTTASSLGVRKEPDGSWQVYAPFGLEDLFRLVVRPNKTLVTESAYYAKAEKWKSRWPELTVMPWEA
- a CDS encoding alpha/beta fold hydrolase; protein product: MTEYSFTMTDPLGVPIHVYEWLPEAEGPVRGILQISHGMSETAARYARFAERLNAAGYAVYAGDHRGHGKTAGRIDLLGDAGQDGFYWMHRNLLQIAAIASGRHPGIPVFLLGHSMGSFLAQKLMCSPGSERYAGYILSGSNGPRGMLRLGETLAKAQLALMGERHRSMLLNGIVFGPYNRSFSNSRTAFDWLSSDPEEVDRFVDDPFCGAICTTRFFRDFFRLLQDIHTEAVLGSLCKDKPVYLFSGEKDPVGMNGQGILRLAELYGKCGVSDLEVKLYPDGRHEMLNEKNHGQVTDDLLDWLVRHLPPGQDLLRTQ